In a genomic window of Paracoccaceae bacterium:
- a CDS encoding cysteine synthase A: MQVATDLATAIGNTPLIRLRHASEATGCEILGKAEFMNPGQSVKDRAALFIIKDAIERGLLKPGGTIVEGTAGNTGIGLALVGASMGFKTVIVIPETQSQEKKDMLRLAGAELVQVPAAPYRNPNNFVRYSERLANELARTTNEGVIWANQFDNTANRRAHIETTGPEIWAQTEGGVDGFICAVGSGGTLAGVSEVLKPKGVKIGLADPDGASLYNHYTKGELVMSEGSSINEGIGQIRITKNLEGFVPDFSYNIHDAEALPIVFDLLQHEGLCLGGSSGINIAGAMRLARDMGPGHTIVTILCDYGTRYQSKLFNPEFLREKGLPTPGWLDQAPASIPGVFEDV, translated from the coding sequence ATGCAGGTTGCGACTGATCTGGCGACAGCCATTGGAAACACACCGCTGATCCGGTTGAGGCATGCCAGTGAGGCGACGGGCTGCGAAATTCTAGGTAAGGCCGAGTTCATGAACCCGGGCCAATCGGTCAAGGATCGCGCAGCGCTTTTTATCATCAAGGACGCGATTGAGCGCGGCCTGCTGAAACCTGGTGGCACCATCGTCGAAGGCACCGCAGGTAATACAGGCATCGGCCTCGCGTTGGTCGGAGCGTCGATGGGTTTTAAAACTGTCATTGTTATTCCGGAGACACAAAGTCAGGAAAAGAAAGACATGTTGCGCCTGGCGGGTGCGGAATTGGTACAGGTGCCCGCAGCGCCCTACCGCAACCCCAACAACTTCGTGCGCTATTCCGAACGGCTGGCAAATGAATTGGCGCGCACCACGAATGAGGGCGTGATCTGGGCCAATCAGTTTGACAATACGGCCAACCGGCGCGCGCATATCGAAACAACAGGGCCGGAGATCTGGGCACAGACAGAGGGTGGAGTTGATGGCTTCATTTGCGCCGTGGGGTCTGGTGGCACTTTAGCGGGCGTATCCGAGGTCCTGAAGCCCAAGGGTGTCAAAATAGGGTTGGCCGATCCGGATGGCGCCTCCTTGTACAACCACTACACCAAGGGTGAATTGGTCATGTCAGAAGGATCCTCGATCAACGAAGGGATCGGGCAGATCCGTATCACCAAGAACCTGGAAGGTTTTGTGCCGGACTTCAGCTACAACATACATGACGCCGAAGCTCTGCCGATCGTGTTTGACTTGCTTCAGCATGAGGGACTTTGCCTCGGGGGATCCTCAGGCATCAATATCGCGGGTGCCATGCGTCTGGCGCGTGACATGGGGCCGGGGCATACAATTGTGACGATACTGTGCGACTATGGCACACGCTATCAGTCCAAATTGTTCAATCCCGAGTTTCTGCGCGAAAAGGGGTTGCCGACACCCGGATGGCTTGATCAGGCACCTGCAAGCATACCGGGGGTCTTTGAGGACGTATGA
- a CDS encoding NUDIX domain-containing protein, which yields MTSLFFFGTMQHRALFDAVAGDCSHIRLSPAELADYSVQAVLEGPFPTLVAKQGTTAPGLLAEGVTDAELARLDYYEGAFGYVLRDVVLADGRAARVYMAQQDLWTANGAWSLALWAEDWGPLSVLAADEVMGYMGQKPPEDIAQMFPMIRARAWSTLNAAQGGSAQDRFRGRVDITERRRMYAEYFALDEFDLSHERFDGSMTPQLMRAVFVAADAAHVLPYDPVRDRVLVIEQMRLGPLARGDAALWQLEPIAGRLDPGETPQEAVRREAIEETGVSIGALHAVGETYSSPGNSTEFHYTYVGIADLPDDAGGVGGLDAEEEDIRSHVMDFDTLMAQCDTQRIVNAPLVLIAYWLARHRDRLRASS from the coding sequence ATGACATCACTCTTTTTTTTCGGCACGATGCAGCACCGCGCGCTTTTTGATGCCGTTGCTGGCGATTGTTCCCACATCAGGTTAAGCCCTGCAGAGTTGGCGGATTACAGCGTTCAGGCTGTCCTTGAAGGTCCGTTTCCGACGCTTGTCGCGAAACAAGGCACAACCGCTCCGGGTCTGCTCGCTGAAGGGGTAACAGATGCCGAACTGGCACGGCTGGACTATTACGAAGGCGCCTTTGGCTATGTTCTCAGGGATGTCGTCCTCGCAGATGGACGTGCGGCACGGGTATACATGGCGCAGCAGGATCTCTGGACGGCAAATGGCGCATGGTCCCTCGCGTTGTGGGCTGAAGACTGGGGACCGTTAAGCGTTCTCGCCGCAGACGAAGTGATGGGATATATGGGGCAGAAACCGCCCGAAGATATCGCTCAAATGTTTCCCATGATCCGGGCGCGGGCCTGGTCCACTTTGAACGCCGCGCAGGGCGGCTCTGCGCAGGACAGGTTTCGGGGCAGGGTGGATATCACCGAACGGCGCCGGATGTACGCTGAGTATTTTGCATTGGACGAATTTGATCTGAGCCATGAACGGTTTGACGGTTCCATGACGCCGCAGCTGATGCGTGCGGTGTTCGTGGCGGCGGATGCGGCACATGTCCTACCATATGATCCGGTTCGGGACCGTGTTCTGGTGATCGAGCAGATGCGTCTGGGCCCTCTGGCGCGGGGGGATGCAGCCTTGTGGCAGTTGGAACCCATTGCAGGCCGCCTTGATCCGGGAGAGACTCCACAGGAGGCGGTGCGCCGCGAGGCCATTGAGGAAACCGGTGTCAGTATTGGTGCCCTGCATGCCGTCGGAGAGACCTACAGCTCGCCGGGGAATTCGACGGAATTTCACTACACTTATGTGGGAATCGCCGATCTTCCTGATGATGCCGGCGGGGTTGGTGGTCTGGATGCAGAAGAGGAAGATATCCGATCGCATGTGATGGATTTTGACACGCTGATGGCACAATGTGACACGCAGCGGATCGTCAATGCGCCTTTGGTTCTAATTGCCTATTGGTTGGCACGTCATCGTGATCGACTACGCGCTTCCTCTTGA